A genome region from Meriones unguiculatus strain TT.TT164.6M chromosome 19, Bangor_MerUng_6.1, whole genome shotgun sequence includes the following:
- the Eci2 gene encoding enoyl-CoA delta isomerase 2 isoform X1, translating into MSAVIWSRARCWCPSLQQLFRFPVAQVHLGRPTMRASQQDFENAMNQVKLLKEDPGNEVKLKLYALYKQATEGPCKVPKPGVFDFVNKAKWDAWNALGSLPKETARQNYVDLVSSLGPTSEASSQGKRGADEKVQESKGIMVTSEDGITKITFNRPTKKNAISFQMYQDIILALKNASTDNTALTVFTGSGDYYSSGNDLTNFTSAAGGMEEAADKGAVVLRDFVNSFIDFPKPLVAVVNGPAVGISVTLLGLFDAVYASDRATFHTPFSHLGQSPEACSSYTFPKMMGSAKAAEMLLFGKKLTAREAWAQGLVTEVFPESTFEEEVWSRLKTYAKLPPNAMRISKELIRKNEKEKLHAVNDEECTTLKARWLSEECINAIMSFVSRKAKL; encoded by the exons ATGTCGGCGGTGATCTGGAGTCGGGCGCGGTGCTGGTGTCCGAG TCTCCAGCAGCTCTTTAGGTTCCCGGTGGCTCAGGTGCACCTCGGCAGACCAACCATGAGAGCCAGTCAGCAGGACTTTGAAAATGCAATGAACCAAGTGAAACTCTTGAAGGAGGACCCAGGAAACGAAGTGAAGCTGAAACTCTACGCACTGTATAAGCAG gccacagaaggaCCCTGTAAGGTGCCTAAGCCAGGTGTATTTGACTTTGTCAATAAAGCCAAGTGGGATGCATGGAATGCCCTGGGCAGCCTACCAAAG GAAACTGCCAGGCAGAACTATGTGGATCTCGTATCCAGTTTGGGTCCCACATCTGAAGCCTCTAGCCAGGGAAAGCGTGGAGCCGATGAGAAAGTCCAGGAGTCTAAAGGCATCATGGTAACCTCTGAAGATGGCATCACGAAGATCACGTTCAACCGGCCCACCAAAAAGAACGCCATAAGCTTCCAG ATGTATCAGGATATTATCCTTGCACTTAAAAATGCCAGCACAGACAACACAGCCCTAACTGTTTTCACAG GATCCGGCGACTACTACAGCAGCGGCAATGACCTGACTAACTTCACGAGTGCCGCTGGAGGGATGGAGGAGGCAGCTGACAAGGGTGCTGTGGTCCTAAG GGATTTTGTAAACAGTTTTATAGACTTCCCCAAGCCTCTGGTTGCAGTAGTAAATGGCCCAGCCGTGGGAATCTCCGTCACCCTTCTGGGACTATTTGATGCTGTCTATGCATCGGACAGG GCAACATTTCATACTCCATTCAGCCACCTCGGCCAGAGCCCAGAAGCATGCTCCTCTTACACCTTTCCAAAGATGATGGGCTCAGCAAAG GCAGCTGAGATGCTTCTCTTTGGGAAGAAGCTCACAGCAAGAGAGGCTTGGGCTCAAGGCCTTGTCACTGAAGTTTTTCCTGAAAGCACTTTTGAGGAAGAAGTCTGGAGCAGGCTGAAAACATATGCAAAGCTCCCGCCAAAC GCCATGAGAATTTCCAAAGAGCTAATcagaaaaaatgagaaagaaaagctcCATGCAGTTAACGATGAAGAGTGCACTACCCTAAAAGCAAGATGGCTATCAGAAGAATGCATCAATGCAATCATGAGCTTtgtatccagaaaagcaaagctgtAA
- the Eci2 gene encoding enoyl-CoA delta isomerase 2 isoform X2: MRASQQDFENAMNQVKLLKEDPGNEVKLKLYALYKQATEGPCKVPKPGVFDFVNKAKWDAWNALGSLPKETARQNYVDLVSSLGPTSEASSQGKRGADEKVQESKGIMVTSEDGITKITFNRPTKKNAISFQMYQDIILALKNASTDNTALTVFTGSGDYYSSGNDLTNFTSAAGGMEEAADKGAVVLRDFVNSFIDFPKPLVAVVNGPAVGISVTLLGLFDAVYASDRATFHTPFSHLGQSPEACSSYTFPKMMGSAKAAEMLLFGKKLTAREAWAQGLVTEVFPESTFEEEVWSRLKTYAKLPPNAMRISKELIRKNEKEKLHAVNDEECTTLKARWLSEECINAIMSFVSRKAKL, translated from the exons ATGAGAGCCAGTCAGCAGGACTTTGAAAATGCAATGAACCAAGTGAAACTCTTGAAGGAGGACCCAGGAAACGAAGTGAAGCTGAAACTCTACGCACTGTATAAGCAG gccacagaaggaCCCTGTAAGGTGCCTAAGCCAGGTGTATTTGACTTTGTCAATAAAGCCAAGTGGGATGCATGGAATGCCCTGGGCAGCCTACCAAAG GAAACTGCCAGGCAGAACTATGTGGATCTCGTATCCAGTTTGGGTCCCACATCTGAAGCCTCTAGCCAGGGAAAGCGTGGAGCCGATGAGAAAGTCCAGGAGTCTAAAGGCATCATGGTAACCTCTGAAGATGGCATCACGAAGATCACGTTCAACCGGCCCACCAAAAAGAACGCCATAAGCTTCCAG ATGTATCAGGATATTATCCTTGCACTTAAAAATGCCAGCACAGACAACACAGCCCTAACTGTTTTCACAG GATCCGGCGACTACTACAGCAGCGGCAATGACCTGACTAACTTCACGAGTGCCGCTGGAGGGATGGAGGAGGCAGCTGACAAGGGTGCTGTGGTCCTAAG GGATTTTGTAAACAGTTTTATAGACTTCCCCAAGCCTCTGGTTGCAGTAGTAAATGGCCCAGCCGTGGGAATCTCCGTCACCCTTCTGGGACTATTTGATGCTGTCTATGCATCGGACAGG GCAACATTTCATACTCCATTCAGCCACCTCGGCCAGAGCCCAGAAGCATGCTCCTCTTACACCTTTCCAAAGATGATGGGCTCAGCAAAG GCAGCTGAGATGCTTCTCTTTGGGAAGAAGCTCACAGCAAGAGAGGCTTGGGCTCAAGGCCTTGTCACTGAAGTTTTTCCTGAAAGCACTTTTGAGGAAGAAGTCTGGAGCAGGCTGAAAACATATGCAAAGCTCCCGCCAAAC GCCATGAGAATTTCCAAAGAGCTAATcagaaaaaatgagaaagaaaagctcCATGCAGTTAACGATGAAGAGTGCACTACCCTAAAAGCAAGATGGCTATCAGAAGAATGCATCAATGCAATCATGAGCTTtgtatccagaaaagcaaagctgtAA